One window from the genome of Anomaloglossus baeobatrachus isolate aAnoBae1 chromosome 5 unlocalized genomic scaffold, aAnoBae1.hap1 SUPER_5_unloc_29, whole genome shotgun sequence encodes:
- the LOC142259138 gene encoding uncharacterized protein LOC142259138 isoform X1 → MEEWEYLEGHKDLYKDVMMEVPQPLTSPGLSSKRTTPERCPRPLIPQDCKQEAPDVPQDVFPPALSNNCIGSSDGSLISSEFITDDESIPHDTYEEHAVVPDINPVLPWKALSSEFFKQAQNSHLSQNCKQNKSYRRDVEYEMVETIPTREKPFSCLKCGKCFTRKSHLVDHQKYHTGKKPFSCQECGKCFIQKSHPVRHQKLHTGEKPFSCSECGKCFIRKSELVEHQRSHTGEKPFSCSECGKCFIQMSHLVRHHKIHTGDNPFSYSECGKCFSQKSDLVRHQRSHTGEKPFSCSECVKCFSKKSDLVVHHRSHTGEKPFSCSECEKCFIKKSDLVRHQRSHTGEKPFSCSECGKCFIAKSDLVRHQRFHTGEKPFSCSECGKCFIAKSDLVMHQRSHTGEKPFLCSECGKCFIQKSDLFVHQRSHTGEKPFSCSECGQCFTSKSNEVRHNKIHTGEKPFLCSECGKCFTQKSQLVVHQKSHTGEKPFSCSECGKCFIRKAHLVRHQRSHTGEKPFSCSECGNCFIKKSDLVVHQRSHTGEKPFSCSECGKCFIEKSQLVRHQRSHTGEKPFSCSECGKCFIRKAHLVRHQRSHTGEKPFSCSECGKCFTSKSDLVRHVKKLHREGTFFTL, encoded by the exons atggaggagtgggagtatttagaaggacacaaagatctgtacaaggacgtcatgatggaggttccccagcccctcacatcaccag gtctatccagtaagaggacaacaccagagagatgtccccgtcctcttatcccacaggactgtaaacaagaagctcccgatgttcctcaggatgtgtttcctccagctctatcca ataactgtattgggagttcagatggatctctaatatcttcagaatttataacagatgatgaaagtatcccacatgatacatatgaagagcatgctgttgtcccagatataaatccagtccttccttggaaagctctatcatctgagtTTTTCAAACAAGCCCAAAATtcccatttatcacagaattgtaagcagaataaaagttacagaagggatgtggaatatGAAATGGTTGAAACTATTcctacaagggagaagccattttcatgtttaaaatgtgggaaatgttttaccaggaaatcacatcttgttgaccatcaaaaatatcacactgggaagaagccattttcatgtcaagaatgtgggaaatgttttattcagaaatcacaccctgttagacatcagaaacttcacacaggggagaaaccattttcatgttcagagtgtgggaaatgttttattcggaaatcagaacttgttgagcatcaaagatctcacacaggagagaagccattttcatgttcagaatgtggaaaatgttttattcagatgtcacatcttgttagacatcataaaattcacacaggggacaaTCCATTTTCatattcagagtgtgggaaatgttttagtcagaaatcagatcttgttaggcatcaaagatctcacacaggggagaagccattttcatgttcagaatgtgtgaaatgttttagtaagaaatcagatcttgttgtgcatcacagatctcacacaggagagaagccattttcatgttccgaatgtgaaaaatgttttatcaagaaatcagatcttgttaggcatcaaagatctcacacaggggagaagccattttcatgttcagaatgtgggaaatgttttattgcgaaatcagatcttgttaggcatcaaagatttcacacaggggagaagccattttcatgttcagaatgtgggaaatgttttattgcgaaatcagatcttgttatgcatcaaagatctcacacaggggagaagccatttttatgttcagaatgtgggaaatgttttattcagaaatcagatctttttgtgcatcaaagatctcacacaggggagaagccattttcatgttcagaatgtgggcaatgttttactagtaaatcaaatGAGGTTAGACAtaataaaattcacacaggggagaagccatttttatgttcagaatgtgggaaatgttttactcagaaatcacagcttgttgtgcatcaaaaatctcacacaggggagaagccattttcatgttcagaatgtgggaaatgttttattcggaaagcacatcttgttaggcatcaaagatctcacacaggggagaagccattttcatgttcagaatgtgggaattgttttattaagaaatcagatcttgttgtgcatcaaaggtctcacacaggggagaagccattttcatgttcagaatgtgggaaatgttttattgagaaatcacagcttgttaggcatcaaagatctcacacaggagagaagccattttcatgttcagaatgtgggaaatgttttattcggaaagcacatcttgttaggcatcaaagatctcacacaggagagaagccattttcatgttcagaatgtgggaaatgttttactagtaaatcagatcttgttagacatgtgaagaagctgcacagggaaggaacctttttcacgttgtga